The following are encoded together in the Cynocephalus volans isolate mCynVol1 chromosome 4, mCynVol1.pri, whole genome shotgun sequence genome:
- the TEX12 gene encoding testis-expressed protein 12 has translation MMASHLVKPDTRNCKRPRELEPQMPDSPQLSSLGKSDSSFSESSGLFYKDETLEKGLNDMSKEINLMLSTYAKILSERAAVDASYIDEIDGLFKEANTIENFLIQKREFLRQRFTVIANTLHR, from the exons ATGATGGCAAGTCACCTTGTAAAACCTGATACTAGAAATTGCAAGAGGCCGAGAGAATTAGAG CCTCAAATGCCAGATAGTCCACAGCTGTCCTCTCTTGGAAAATCAGATTCATCTTTCTCAGAAAGTTCTGGACTGTTTTATAAAGATGAAACCCTGGAGAAAGGTTTGAATG ATATGAGCAAGGAAATTAATCTAATGTTGTCTACATATGCAAAGATCTTAAG tgAGAGAGCAGCAGTAGATGCATCTTACATTGACGAGATAGATGGACTCTTCAAAGAAGCCAATACTATTGAAAACTTTTTAATACAAAAACGAGAGTTCCTGAGACAGAGGTTTACAGTGATTGCAAACACACTGCACAGATAA
- the IL18 gene encoding interleukin-18 yields the protein MAAELVEDNCISFVAMKFIDNTLYFIAESDEGLESDYFGKLEPRLSIIRNLNDQVLFIDQRKQPVFEDMSDSDCTDNASQTVFIMYMYKDCHARGMAVTISVKCKKMCTLSCENKIISFKEISPPDNINDTKSDIIFFLRSVPGHDDKIQFESSSYEGYFLACEKENDLFKLILKKKDECGDKSLMFTVQNKS from the exons ATGGCTGCTGAACTGGTAGAAGACAATTGCATCAGCTTTGTGGCAATGAAATTTATTGACAATACACTTTACTTTATAG CTGAAAGCGATG AAGGCCTGGAGTCAGATTACTTTGGCAAGCTTGAACCTCGACTGTCAATCATACGAAATTTGAATGACCAAGTTCTCTTCATTGACCAGAGAAAGCAACCTGTGTTTGAAGATATGTCCGATTCTGACTgtacag ATAATGCATCCCAGACAGTATTTATAATGTACATGTATAAAGATTGCCATGCCAGAGGTATGGCTGTAACCATCTCTGTGAAGTGTAAGAAAATGTGTACTCTTTCCTGTGAGaacaaaattatttcctttaag gaAATCAGTCCTCCTGATAATATCAATGACACCAAAAGTGACATCATATTCTTTCTGAGAAGTGTTCCAGGACATGATGATAAGATACAATTTGAGTCTTCATCATATGAAGGGTACTTTCTAGCTTGTGAAAAAGAGAATGACCTTTTCaaactcattttgaaaaaaaaggatGAATGTGGGGATAAATCTTTAATGTTCACTGTTCAAAACAAAAGCTAG